In Styela clava chromosome 6, kaStyClav1.hap1.2, whole genome shotgun sequence, the genomic window TATATATTATAGGTTTATAGGTTATAGGTTTATCTTTGCTATTGGATAGAGCGgtattattgtatatttgtaGGAAAATCAGAGAGAATTTGTAACAAAAAGCTTCCATcaggaaaatatttaattaacgCGTTGACGGATGTAATCAAGTTTGTCACTGATGATAGTACAGATGAAAAGGGGGAAGGATTTGTGGCAAGTTGGGTTACAGGTGGGCTTTCTGATACTTTCAAAATATGTGAAGATATTATAACTTTTGTATCTTGTTCTAAGAGAATAGCCAGTTGATAATAAAGCAAAGCAATTTTGCATAAACGTTCTCAATACCAAAATGATGCTGTGTTACTGAATTTGTTCTCATTTTGGAAATAATAACCAGAAAATGTTTGCGTTGTGTTTAGCAATGTTTCGAGAGTTTTtcgaaatttttgtttgtttgctgAGGTTAACCTGTCGGGTTATTTCGACATCGGCATCCTGCATTGTACAAAAACCTAATTAACTGAAGTATTTATTATAGTAATACTGAGAAATAAATAACTTTTAAGGTTATTGTGACTTGTTACTTGAATGTAAATTCGAAGATTTTCGGCATTGTACGAGAACTTTAAACATAGAACTGTTTGAGCGTAGAAAAATTGGAAAGTAGAAAAATTAAATTCTACCGAGTGAGAGGAGAGTATGAGTTCATATTAATTAATAGCATTATATATGATTGTCCAAATTTAGTATCATATTAGATTGTATATTTGTAATAACAAAGCCATTATATTACCAGTTCCAAATCCAGATGTTCCATCATCAACCGAAAAGTCCAAAGATATGACCTGGTTGGTATAGCTATTATTAGAATATAAATTAATCAAGTAATAAGTTCTTGCttaacaatattattatgtaaaatattaaattttgcatttcaaaattttgtcacATTTTGCATATTCCAGTTTTTATACGCTGTTACATTtagtatatttattcaatttgcaAGATTAAAATTATGGCTAAGGGATCTATTTAACAGTATGCAAAATTTGAATTGGAcacatcaaaatatatttcaatttaggaTAGGCCTACTCATGTTCGGTATTTTTACATTGGCAACAATTTTTTTCGTGATGTTCTGGGCAAGAAGAAACCAAGTACAGATACCACGTACGCCAGACAGTCAAATTTCCGGAAATTCAGTTTTCAAGGTACCGATGTGAGTATGTCTTGCATAAGTGCTTTTTTAGATTGACTAGTTATGATTTTTCGTTTCAGTTTGATGATGAATATATACGAGGATCAATAAGAAGATGTGAGTTGCTTATTTATATGACCCAATGTTTCAATGGGACTGACAGGGAAGCATCATATTGGAAGATCCTTATCTGTTACTTATTATTTCGATGCATATACAAAGTAATAACCATAATGAAAAGTCGAATTCTGGCGTGCCAAATCCACAAACGAATTATCATTGTGACGGAGGGAGGAGTGGCTGTTAGGAAGCCTTTAAATCGGGTTATTATCAGTATCACGGAATGAGACGTGttccttttttttgttttgttactgTTATGGAAGTTCTCATAATTTAGTAACTGAGAAATGATTTAATATTGAAGTTATTGCTCCATGAAGATCAAGctatattatatttttccatACTAATTCAGGTAATAGTGAAGGCTCTTCGGTAAGAGCTAGTGTTCGCGGCCGTATTTCAAAACGGAATAATACCAAATGGAACATGTAAGTTTACTTATACTGCTTGATTGTAGTAACTTCTATGTTTAATATGTAGTCAGTAATATGTTCGATTTTGCAGTTAACTGCGAAGAAGATTtaccttatatttttattcacttTATATATGCCGGCGCTTTTTTCcataatttgtataaaaaacGTCTATCGGAGATGAGAAGTATCGTATGTTGTGAATGAAAGagatatttttgatatcaaacaTTGCTATTCATATTACAGAAATGAATCGGCGGTTGCGAGGAAGCGTGCGTCAAATGCTTGTAACCGACAACTTAGCGACAGACATTCCACCCCTGTACATAAGCAAAACATATTCATTCCAGGTGCTATTTTACTTTACCATACTTTGGATAAAATCCaatttaaaatgtgaaaatagaaaatttataataatactAAATATTCACACTGAAAAAGTTCGGTtctgttgtttattttttattttattgcaatgtTGATTTGAACTAGGATGCGATGTTTATATCAAATCAATATATAAGCTATAAAATTCCAATAAATATACAAGTTCACGAATTCATCTTTTATTCCAGTTGATAGATCGATGTCAGCAGAAGAAGGTTACTCTGGAGGGATCTCAATGTCACCTCCACCAAATTATGATTCGTACTTTGGTTTCTACTCAACACGTAGAGGTAAAACTAAAGATAATTACTACGAGTTATTTCGATTGCCaaacaatttataataatttcaatGCCATTATTTATCACTTTTACAGCGAGAGTAGTCCCATCGCCATGTCTCCCACCTCGTTCTGCTGGCTTTAGTGATGAGGGAATAGATTCGCCAAACTTCAACTACGATAGAGGTAATCAGTAGCGTAAAAATTCCGTTTTCTCGTATAGTATTCCGTTTTATACCAAAGCAAAAATAAAGCATCCATGATTCAAAGCAATGTATAAAAACTTCATTAAcgtattgtaaatatatatatatatatttataataatactgTCTTATACTTAAGAAGATTCTGCaatgaaaactattttattaCGACAAAATCCATGCACTTACTTTGCAATTAACAGGCATCAGCAAGTCAAACCAGCAGTAGGCTATGTAtagaaagaatttaaaaatcaaattgcCTCATTGCATTTATGAAGTTACAATTAATACTCTTAAGTATCATGATAAATATACTTGCAATAAGTCTGGAATAAGAGGTCTTTTATATCACAAAGTATAGACTGAATCTCATTAGGATCAAATGCAATCTGTCATACATGTTTTAATTGGAATACTATTTTATTACAGTGAACTTTACCTCAAGGCCCAACTCTACGGTATTTGACAGTCAAAGAATGTGGAGATCTACAGATAGTATACCCGATCGATGGAAACCTAAGCAGACTGAGGACGCTAGGtatattcttattttatttgaGTAAAGCTACGTGACGTTAACAAACAAACTCAGCACCACAAAAATGTAGCGAAAGATGAAAAACAGTTTCATTTTGTGATTTGTGATGTGAAATGTGACATATTCTAGTAGCTAAGGAATTCTTTACAAAAGCAACTCATAacgattttcaaaatcaaaatgatcaacaaatattacttttttacGACATAAACAGTGCACAATCCCAATTCAAACTGAAATCAACATTGTAATTCAGAATTGAaatatcatgataaaaattaatatatatatattgaaatagtgCAGCCTAGCTTAAAATCTCCAATTATTTTCTCGTGAAGATCCAGAATAGAAGGCAAAGTGAACGATGGTTACGAAGTTGCTACAACGTCTCCGAACAAGGTAAAAGAAAATGAGACTAAAATCGAGCAACAACATATTAGTAACAAAGTGGAATTTGACACAAATCCTTCGCTGACCACCGGTGAAGTAGACTCAGGTACAGTTATTTAGAAAGCAATATAACAAAGGAAATACCGGTACATAAATTTCGACTAGTAAACTTTCAACCTATTACTGTTCACAAGCGAACATTTAGTcttatttgaaaaacaaaatttttatgctGAACCAGAAAGATCATTTGTTCCTATATCATTACCGCTGCATATGATAAAATAGCTATTTATTGATAATGCTCCTGTTGCGTTAGAAATACGAGGATTTCCAGTAAagtacaaaaattaataataaccTCGTCCTTTCTGCTGAGACGACGAAGCAAATGAGTTCAGTATTTGCATTTAATACACCTGACATCGCGAATATCAGACagaaatatagtatatatacataaaattaattttaaagtttgcAGTGTTATTGAATAATCtatcatgaaaaataaaaattaaataaaaaaaaattcgaacgGAAATTCAGTAATTTATCATAATTCTACAGAGCACAAACAAATGAATGGGGAAGATTCAAATCGAATTTCGCGACAACTTGGACTTGATAATTTGATAGAAGTCAAAGAAAACACAGATGTTGAATATAGCGAGAAGTGATTCCAGTTTTGTAGACAATCCAGATCAGAGAATATAAATGACATCACTCATGAAATTGTAATTTCAGTTCATAAataacttgtatatatatatcttataactaaaaaaaaatagagcTATTCCAAATCTCATTCATTACTGCAGCATCATGGATGTCTAGAACTACAGTTGATAGCTATCCTAGTATGACTAGAAAAATAGTATATGCTTTATATTATTTGACAGTAAGACACTGGATTTTTTTTGCAAAGGTTCGATATAAATATGCATATCACGCCAAGAGCATTCGTCTTGTTATGCAAATAGAATTATTacaagttattgatgaaacgTCTATCTTTTGCAATGCcttcttttatttatatttgttatcaattttttttttttgtacaaaatacTCCTCATTCAGCTAATAcagggtcggccaacctttttgATCGAAGGGCCACAAGTAGTTCACTAATAATTGCGTGGGTCACTTaacatggtagttatgttctggttttgctacactgactacaggctaattaacaaacaaacaatCACCTCACACCAAGCTTTCACAATTATGAGAATACTGTAatgaaactgttgtttcccaaccattgatggCGCGCAatcagtggttattcccgaaagtttcgccaaagaCAAGCTAAGACGCTTGATCATTTTCATCAGAGCTCCCAACAAATCAATGCCTCCAGTCGTACCCTAAATAGGGACAATGGCTGCGAGCTCTTCGgtaatttcaaatcatcattaactcCCCGCAAGAAGATCGCCAAGTTGCCAACTGAGCAGTAAACTTGTTGTCAGTGCTTTCGCCAAGGAATACGGTGAAAATTTACCCGCTTGtgcaattaaagtttccgcTATAGATTTCCCAGGCTCTTCAACacgagttatggtctgtcttgacaggctatttttgcaaaaaccTCTTATTTCCGGACTGAAGACATTGGCAACCCGAACAATGCATATTATACATTccttcgattgttttgcgataacatcatatagagtagtaaaaaaccaagtgtgtaagcgactatggcatctttatgtatcgatatcttctCCCAGTTGGttttgattcaaaatggcactcatggctcgtttgaaagggctggcagagcgcatttcaggcaaataaacaaatcgtttgtatcacatctttactcaatttttttattcaattcggAGAAtcacagcgcgggccactctaAATGCTTAGCGGGCAATCTAAATAAATACAGATCAGAAGCAAGAATAGTCAGTTGTTGATTCCAGCAATTACGGGTAAATCAAGATCATATTTATATTCGTTTCTAATATACGCATGAAATTCAAAAACGCCTACCAGCGCTTTATACTGCGCATCAACATATGAATTCCCTGCACAGTAAACGAATAACGGTGTACCGAGGTAATTTGAACTATTTTCAACCGATTTGGCAATTTTATGCAcacaaaatattccaaataTGGTGGTTTTAGCTCAATTGAATACCAGTGCTTTTCAGATTATTCAACTATTATTATTCCTTCACTGGAGATGGTGCCTGGTGGAACGTAGCGTATTCGCACATATGCAATATGCCTTCAACTTGCGGTGAACTGTGCATGCGTTAGATGACGAGTTGAACAAGAATATATAATGGATATTTGTAACCACATAGAACGTTCTAAATTTTAGAACGTTTTCATTCAGATGAGGAAGTTACATATAATATGGTTACATACGGTCTTACGTCAATTTCCGATCATCTCATCATCAGTTGTCGAACAAAAGCCACGAAAAATCACTTAATCAGATAACATGAAccaaacattaaaatgcagaCGTACTTTGCAACGCTGTACTCATACATAGATAGTAAACATAGATCACAACCACGACGCTAAATGTGTAAATCAGGACATTGAAGTTTCAAATCGTAGCTTAGGTGTGGTTTATTAAAAGCCAATTGCTTAAAAAAGATAACTGTGTACTATGTACTTACTACTGTAAGATTAGACAACGTTATTATAAGTTTCGTCGATTGTTAGTTATATTTCTAtctttttgaacttttttgaaCAACCTGATTAGGTATCAACTAATATCCATAATATACATACATAGTTTGCAACCTAGATTCGACATACTGAATAACAAATATGATTACCAATTTTATTGAGTAATGTCacaatagaaaaatatattcaacagaCACATGAGGCAATTTTCAGACAGTGGCACATTGATCTAAATTTTAGGCAACTTGCAaaaatgcaataattttttcGTAAGTGTAACAAGAGTGATCAGTTATTTCCAGTTGATGAGCTTGTCACAGACGATTGTTGCAGTTTGTTCATGTAATATCCATTGAAATCCAACCTGAAATACAAAAGTTGtacaaaataatgaaatacaATAGGCTTTTATGAAGATAGATTCAGAATATCAcaattcggcgctccagaagaatgtgtaccaatatggaggttaactaattttattcgcctacttcacatcaagttgtgtgaaaggACGGAggcctatgggcaggaggtatattacttggctaacacaaacagtccccgaacttgtaatagaaatagaataaggaaaatcagaaaaaaatcatggcctaaccctaacctggttcacgTACTAAGGGAGTATCCATAATTCTTTGTAGTGGCCTTATCATAAAGATTTACAACAATTTATTCTCCAATTTACattcatttaaaattcaaaacaacCGAAGTCTAGTGGAGGTGGGAGCACAGTGATAAGTCACAAGGTTTCACCAGTTTAAAAACAAAGTAAATAtgagaaaatatttctttgCAGAATTGCATATGAAAGCCGAATATGCATTAATATTAGAGGTCACTCGAAAAGCGATcagaatcaaaatttaaaaaaggttcttgtttgtatcgaactcactaacaacaggttccttCATTTCAGAAAATCATGCTGAACTAATAGCAAGATCTGATTGGTCGATTATCACGATATTCCAAGAACGGATTCGCACAAGCCTGTGTGAAACTCCTGATTCCGACCAAGATATGAACCATGTATCTGCCTCTATACCAGGGGcaggcaaggtttttggaccaggagccaaaaattttgtccacctagactggcaggccatgtcagtgtgacgtaaaacgttacattttattaacagAATGACAAGAATGCGTAAACTATGAACAAAAAAGAATGTTAAGAAAGCGTTACTCGAGGCTGCGCATGCAAAAGAAAGAAATGTGACAAGTTCGCCATCGAATCGAGCTAGAATACGTAAAGTTTTGTTAACGTCTCCATTCCCCATACAATGGAAGTCTATGGCAACCTAAATACAACTTACACAAACTGAGATCATAATCTAACAATGCTTTTCATcctatatatttcaataacaacAGCTATGTAGTGCATGCAGAATTGGTTGAAGGAAGAGATTcatggcagcatcaggcaggccagatttAATCACCcaacaggccggatttggcccgcgggtcgtagtttgcccatgtcagcccTATACCTATCTGTTCTAACATTACCAATCAAATCACAAAGGTTCTTACAATAACAAGATAATTTCTAATCATCCTACCTGTAAATGATGTTGTACATAACATGTTGGCCCTGCTCACGGCTGATGAAACTGACTCTGTCCAAGAGTTCAAGAAATTTTTCTGTGAAATTCTTTTCAAAAGTTCTAACAATTCCTTGATATTCTTCATTGGAAATTAATTCATCCAAATGACTACTTACTTCCtagaacaaaaattttaacagaatgtGAATATGCGGCCGTTGGAATTCAGATACAATTAATCAAACTTATTAATATTGGCATTAAACTACAATGAATAATGTCAAGTTAATGGAAAGGCTTTACACATAGCTGTTTGATATAAGTGTTTGAGCAACCAAATTAAATAACAATTTAAATGAGAAAATACTTTAATTATGTTAGTATCATAGATTGGAGCTTTAGTCTGTTCAGCCTGGTCACATGACGACTGTCTTAACAAAATGTAAGTTATTGGGAAGGCTATGCATGAGTAGAAAGATTCTGAATTTTACAATTCTTCAAAAACCAATATCTTCCTATGTTCTTTTGTTAATCTAGATAGCTAATCAGATAAGATACACCTGGTGCTATTTGAATGTTTGTATTCAATAAGTGTTATTGAACGTGTTTATTACTCAAAGATCCAAAAGTAGCATCTACCTTATTACCGGTACCTAATTCCCCATGACCGGTAATAACACAGTACAATATTCACTAAACATAGGAGTCATCGAGGGTAAAGGCAACTCATTCTAAAAATGTAAAAGGCGTCAGATTGATGTAGGCAACTGCAAacatttctaataaatttttaCCTTGCTAGTCGTTGCtacttgttgttgttgaaacTTGACTTCACTTTTAGTTGGCGGTCCAGATAATGTCGAATGCTCAAGTGATTCCTTCAACATCTTGCTATCGAGTTGTCTGTTGAGGCTCTAGAAAATGAAGGTAAAATAGTTAGTGTTTTCTACTGTCTCGGTGAGGTGCAAGCATATCTGGTAAGAAGATAATGTCGTAAGTTTCGACAATCAACATACATGTGGCGATGGTTGATATTGGACTGTATTTAATCCTTATTAGAGGATATGTATACCAAGTAGCAATAACGTTAGAGTCAttgaataaagtaattttaatttactcagaaatattaatcggtaagtaacaatgtgttcttttgtttctactttaataaatttattgtggggctccaTAAATGATAGTCAAACTTCTCACGAGCTTCATATCGctagaagtttgagaacccttgAGTTAGATAACAAATTCAATAACCGCTATAGTGAAGCTTTTACAGTAATCTAAATTTTCAGACAAATCATGTCTCAAGGTGCgttatattataataaactAGTAGAGAAATAGCTAGATGTCCCACCTCCTGTAACAATTAACAGTCCAACTGTCCCATAGCCAGCTTGGACTAGTTACTCATGAGATGCAGTGGCTTACCACACAGCCATTTCAGTAATTTTTCTCTCCCGggatttatattaaatatactATCCTTATACTAAATATAAGTACATACCTGCATAAAATTGCAAAAGCTAACACAAAGCATCAGTAATTTACTCAATATTTTGAGCAGTTGTGTATTTGTTAGAAGACAATCTTTCAAACATTGCTGAAGAAAATCATTGTGAAAATCCAGAACTTCATCCACATTATGTGCCTGAATATTATTAGGATTGATTATTGTTATGAAGCATTAAACGAGTGTACATATACGCAATATCTGGCTAATAAGTCGATACTCTGGACCCAAGTTTATTTGGCGTGATTTCCTGTGGTTGACGCCTTATTGGCCGGCTCTGCTTATTTTCTTTTTCTGGGGCCTGCTTATTATTAGTTTAGGATCAGAAAATACCAGGAAATTGGGGGGAAAAAACATGCCTTTCCATCATGTACCATGAATCAGCATTCTCACACCGTGAAACTGGAACATCTCTGCTGTTGCCACAATTGTGTATGCATTATGAGGAGATGCAATTATCGATAACATCATGAGATATAATAGAAACTGAGGAAAcaacaagtaaaaaaaaaaaattggtatttaacGGACCGGACCAATAGACAAAAAGTAACACAATTATTCTGCCTCTG contains:
- the LOC120331372 gene encoding uncharacterized protein LOC120331372 isoform X2, yielding MQNQSLDIIKKRGTNISTQSVCGHSVENKPNHTFNFTHYDAEEIEIKLNSSSDGLNTKLGFGLEYFVSCDQILRGKRGQFQSVNYGKENIPGLECATSFEVDPGSLVEIYFSEIDVKSTDSSCQQNYVEIIHDGKSERICNKKLPSGKYLINALTDVIKFVTDDSTDEKGEGFVASWVTVPNPDVPSSTEKSKDMTWIGLLMFGIFTLATIFFVMFWARRNQVQIPRTPDSQISGNSVFKFDDEYIRGSIRRCNSEGSSVRASVRGRISKRNNTKWNINESAVARKRASNACNRQLSDRHSTPVHKQNIFIPVDRSMSAEEGYSGGISMSPPPNYDSYFGFYSTRRARVVPSPCLPPRSAGFSDEGIDSPNFNYDRVNFTSRPNSTVFDSQRMWRSTDSIPDRWKPKQTEDARSRIEGKVNDGYEVATTSPNKVKENETKIEQQHISNKVEFDTNPSLTTGEVDSEHKQMNGEDSNRISRQLGLDNLIEVKENTDVEYSEK
- the LOC120331372 gene encoding uncharacterized protein LOC120331372 isoform X1; the encoded protein is MHILMFLCSRIGIILSLSSMVRGIEYNVCDDFMTRVIGNQGLIEYEATSSVNLQCKWVIKVPNPGRVKLVLTKISIAATDVKPGECSMQNQSLDIIKKRGTNISTQSVCGHSVENKPNHTFNFTHYDAEEIEIKLNSSSDGLNTKLGFGLEYFVSCDQILRGKRGQFQSVNYGKENIPGLECATSFEVDPGSLVEIYFSEIDVKSTDSSCQQNYVEIIHDGKSERICNKKLPSGKYLINALTDVIKFVTDDSTDEKGEGFVASWVTVPNPDVPSSTEKSKDMTWIGLLMFGIFTLATIFFVMFWARRNQVQIPRTPDSQISGNSVFKFDDEYIRGSIRRCNSEGSSVRASVRGRISKRNNTKWNINESAVARKRASNACNRQLSDRHSTPVHKQNIFIPVDRSMSAEEGYSGGISMSPPPNYDSYFGFYSTRRARVVPSPCLPPRSAGFSDEGIDSPNFNYDRVNFTSRPNSTVFDSQRMWRSTDSIPDRWKPKQTEDARSRIEGKVNDGYEVATTSPNKVKENETKIEQQHISNKVEFDTNPSLTTGEVDSEHKQMNGEDSNRISRQLGLDNLIEVKENTDVEYSEK